From one Armatimonadota bacterium genomic stretch:
- a CDS encoding aminotransferase class I/II-fold pyridoxal phosphate-dependent enzyme, with the protein MSLGEGPRTRGRTAQRVSLFTESVIREMTRVATLHGAINLAQGFPDFDPPAELLEAAVAALREGYNQYAITWGSPRLRAAIAEKFAWYNSVEVDPDRHVTVTCGATEAMMAALLAVVDPGDEVVVFEPFYENYGPDALLSGAVPRYVRLDLDRPGIPFDPDELRAAVTRRTRAIIVNTPHNPSGKVFTRPELELIADLCRTVDAFAITDEVYEHLLYDGAAHCSLAALPGMAERTITVNSLSKTYSVTGWRVGWCIVRDAAVTDGIRRAHDFLTVGAAAPLQEAGAVALRFPRSYYAELAAAYQARRDRLVAILRQAGFRPVVPQGAYYVMADFTALGGEDDVAFAHRLAAEGGVATVPGSSFFHDPALGRRYVRFAFPKRAETLEAVATRLGQVRERVGG; encoded by the coding sequence ATGTCCCTCGGCGAGGGGCCCCGGACGCGGGGCCGCACCGCGCAGCGCGTCAGCCTGTTCACCGAGTCGGTCATCCGGGAGATGACCCGGGTGGCCACCCTCCACGGGGCCATCAACCTGGCCCAGGGGTTCCCCGACTTCGACCCGCCCGCCGAGCTCCTGGAGGCGGCCGTGGCGGCGCTGCGGGAGGGCTACAACCAGTACGCCATCACCTGGGGCTCGCCGCGCCTGCGGGCGGCCATCGCCGAGAAGTTCGCCTGGTACAACAGCGTGGAGGTGGACCCCGACCGCCACGTCACCGTGACCTGCGGCGCCACCGAGGCGATGATGGCGGCGCTGCTGGCGGTGGTCGACCCCGGGGACGAGGTGGTCGTCTTCGAGCCCTTCTACGAGAACTACGGGCCCGACGCGCTGCTGTCGGGAGCGGTGCCGCGGTACGTGCGGCTGGACCTGGACCGGCCGGGCATCCCCTTCGACCCGGACGAGCTCCGCGCTGCCGTCACCCGGCGCACCCGCGCCATCATCGTGAACACGCCGCACAACCCCAGCGGCAAGGTCTTCACCCGCCCGGAGCTCGAGCTCATCGCCGACCTGTGCCGCACCGTCGACGCCTTCGCCATCACCGACGAGGTCTACGAGCACCTCCTCTACGACGGCGCCGCGCACTGCTCGCTGGCGGCGCTGCCGGGCATGGCCGAGCGCACCATCACGGTGAACAGCCTCTCCAAGACCTACAGCGTCACCGGATGGCGGGTGGGGTGGTGCATCGTCCGCGACGCCGCGGTGACCGACGGCATCCGGCGGGCGCACGACTTCCTCACCGTGGGGGCGGCGGCGCCGCTGCAGGAGGCGGGGGCGGTGGCACTGCGCTTCCCGCGCTCCTACTACGCGGAGCTGGCCGCCGCCTACCAGGCCCGGCGCGACCGCCTGGTGGCGATCCTGCGGCAGGCCGGCTTTCGTCCCGTGGTCCCGCAGGGCGCCTACTACGTGATGGCCGACTTCACGGCGCTCGGCGGCGAGGACGACGTGGCCTTCGCCCACCGGCTGGCCGCCGAGGGCGGGGTGGCGACGGTGCCTGGCTCCTCCTTCTTCCACGACCCCGCGCTGGGGCGCCGGTACGTGCGCTTCGCCTTCCCCAAGCGCGCGGAGACGCTGGAGGCGGTGGCGACGCGGCTCGGGCAGGTGCGGGAGCGGGTCGGCGGCTGA
- a CDS encoding nucleotidyltransferase family protein, whose product MQAVILAGGKGERLRPFTQDRPKAMVEIRGVPLLEYQLRWLRREGVDRAVIACGYRHEVIQEYFGDGGRVGVALEYAVEAEPLGRGGGLKHGLGRLPLGPDEPCVATNGDVITDLRLADAVAAHRRAGLPATVVVVPFVSPYGIVEVDGEERVAGFREKPQLPYWINAGIYILTPEVIPLLPDRGDHEVTTFPQLSAQRRLGAFRARAFWRGVDTVKDLSEVAEAIDRGLVLTA is encoded by the coding sequence ATGCAGGCCGTGATCCTCGCGGGCGGCAAGGGCGAGCGGCTGCGCCCCTTCACGCAGGACCGCCCCAAGGCCATGGTGGAGATCCGCGGCGTCCCGCTGCTGGAGTACCAGCTGCGCTGGCTGCGCCGCGAGGGGGTCGACCGCGCCGTCATCGCCTGCGGCTACCGGCACGAGGTGATCCAGGAGTACTTCGGGGACGGCGGGCGCGTGGGCGTGGCCCTCGAGTACGCGGTGGAGGCGGAACCGCTGGGCCGCGGCGGCGGGCTCAAGCACGGCCTGGGCCGCCTGCCGCTCGGGCCGGACGAACCGTGCGTGGCCACCAACGGCGACGTCATCACCGACCTGCGCCTGGCCGACGCCGTCGCCGCCCACCGCCGGGCGGGGCTGCCGGCCACCGTCGTCGTCGTCCCCTTCGTCAGCCCCTACGGCATCGTCGAGGTGGACGGGGAGGAGCGGGTGGCCGGCTTCCGGGAGAAGCCGCAGCTGCCCTACTGGATCAACGCCGGCATCTACATCCTCACCCCGGAGGTGATCCCGCTCCTGCCCGACCGCGGGGACCACGAGGTCACCACCTTCCCGCAGCTCAGCGCGCAGCGCCGCCTGGGCGCCTTCCGTGCGCGAGCCTTCTGGCGCGGCGTCGACACCGTGAAGGACCTCTCCGAGGTGGCCGAGGCGATCGACCGAGGGCTGGTGCTGACCGCCTAG
- a CDS encoding cellulase family glycosylhydrolase produces MGWRLTADGIRTGLLVMATLMAGGCGSAGALPQPPGDPVWGVSTGAGFPAPVTPQAFQLASQAGIGYVRFAVGQSRVQPTGPVDWNDAIWTQVVSEAAGLGLRLLVQLGWPPAWNSSAPPGTPAEEVIFYPPRDERAWREFVARFVGQYPQVLDWEVWNEPDLLGAWRGTPQQYAYWLQVTAQAVRSANPRARVVLGGLALGGRLLDPDFLEDILSDPQYPAGPNFDVMTAHVYRPEWMQAKMDYVRSTLTRFGVGDRPIWVTETDYPSDPAEQAAKGFTDPRYQGPQGQAQWLRDHLPVLRSLGAAKVFWFKLHDSDANPEARSYGVLDGAARPKPAYDAYRELIQTTP; encoded by the coding sequence GTGGGTTGGCGTCTGACGGCGGACGGCATTCGCACCGGTCTGCTGGTGATGGCCACGCTGATGGCGGGCGGCTGCGGGAGCGCCGGCGCGCTCCCGCAGCCGCCAGGGGATCCCGTCTGGGGGGTCTCCACCGGCGCCGGCTTCCCGGCTCCGGTGACCCCCCAGGCGTTCCAGCTGGCCAGTCAGGCCGGCATCGGGTACGTGCGCTTCGCCGTCGGGCAGAGCCGCGTCCAGCCCACCGGGCCGGTGGACTGGAACGACGCCATCTGGACGCAGGTGGTCTCAGAGGCTGCCGGCCTGGGGCTGCGGCTGCTCGTGCAGCTGGGCTGGCCGCCGGCGTGGAACTCCTCCGCGCCGCCGGGCACTCCCGCAGAAGAGGTGATCTTCTACCCGCCCCGGGACGAGCGGGCCTGGCGGGAGTTCGTGGCCCGCTTCGTCGGGCAATACCCGCAGGTGCTGGACTGGGAGGTCTGGAACGAGCCGGACCTGCTGGGCGCCTGGCGGGGCACGCCGCAGCAGTACGCCTACTGGCTCCAGGTGACCGCCCAGGCCGTCCGCAGCGCCAACCCGCGCGCCCGGGTGGTGCTGGGCGGGCTGGCCCTGGGCGGCAGGCTGCTCGACCCGGACTTCCTGGAAGACATCCTGAGCGACCCGCAGTACCCGGCGGGGCCGAACTTCGACGTGATGACCGCCCACGTCTACCGCCCGGAGTGGATGCAGGCGAAGATGGACTACGTGCGGTCCACCCTGACCCGCTTCGGGGTCGGAGACAGGCCGATCTGGGTCACGGAGACCGACTACCCCAGCGACCCGGCCGAGCAGGCCGCCAAGGGGTTCACCGACCCGCGCTACCAGGGACCGCAAGGCCAGGCGCAGTGGCTGCGGGACCACCTGCCGGTCCTGCGCTCGCTGGGGGCGGCCAAGGTCTTCTGGTTCAAGCTGCACGACTCCGACGCCAACCCGGAGGCGCGCAGCTACGGCGTCCTGGACGGGGCGGCCCGGCCCAAGCCCGCCTACGACGCCTATCGGGAGCTGATCCAGACCACGCCCTGA
- the dtd gene encoding D-aminoacyl-tRNA deacylase, translating to MRLVVQRVRRAAVRVDGAVVGEIGRGVVAFVGVRRGDTAAVARELAAKLVHLRIFEDDAGKMNRSLLEVGGAVLSVSQFTLYADTTRGRRPSFLEAAEPAAAEALYEVFNDALRAHGVPVATGRFGAVMLVEIHNEGPVTILLEREAGGGPAG from the coding sequence ATGCGCCTGGTCGTCCAGCGCGTGCGCCGGGCGGCGGTGCGCGTGGACGGGGCGGTGGTGGGGGAGATCGGCCGCGGGGTCGTCGCGTTCGTGGGGGTGCGCCGCGGCGACACAGCGGCGGTGGCGCGCGAGCTGGCGGCCAAGCTCGTCCACCTGCGCATCTTCGAGGACGACGCCGGGAAGATGAACCGCTCCCTGCTGGAGGTGGGGGGCGCGGTGCTGAGCGTCTCCCAGTTCACCCTCTACGCCGACACCACCCGCGGGCGGCGGCCGTCCTTCCTCGAGGCGGCCGAGCCCGCCGCCGCCGAGGCGCTCTACGAGGTCTTCAACGACGCCCTGCGCGCGCACGGTGTCCCCGTGGCCACGGGGCGGTTTGGGGCGGTGATGCTGGTGGAGATCCACAACGAGGGGCCGGTGACGATCCTGCTAGAGCGCGAGGCGGGGGGCGGGCCCGCCGGCTAG
- a CDS encoding nuclear transport factor 2 family protein has translation MRGRPGRRPAGAAGGRAAAAVVRRQVEALNRRDLEALVALYAEDAVLEFPSSPAVRGREHIRRAFEGFFREWEEVVTLDALLVDGDRVSAEGTVTGRHRTIHLRLPGRVPAAPRAYRHPFAAFWEVRDGRITRHRVYYDARELVRQLLHG, from the coding sequence GTGCGGGGGCGCCCCGGCCGGCGGCCCGCGGGGGCGGCCGGCGGCCGCGCGGCGGCCGCGGTGGTGCGCCGCCAGGTGGAGGCGCTCAACCGCCGCGACCTGGAGGCCCTCGTGGCGCTCTACGCCGAGGACGCGGTGCTGGAGTTTCCCTCGAGCCCGGCCGTGCGCGGCCGCGAGCACATCCGGCGGGCTTTCGAGGGCTTCTTCCGCGAGTGGGAGGAGGTGGTGACGCTGGACGCGCTCCTGGTGGACGGGGACCGGGTCTCCGCCGAGGGGACGGTGACGGGGCGCCACCGCACCATCCACCTGCGCCTCCCGGGCCGCGTCCCCGCCGCCCCGCGCGCCTACCGCCACCCCTTCGCGGCCTTCTGGGAGGTGCGGGACGGGCGGATCACCCGCCACCGCGTCTATTACGACGCCCGCGAGCTGGTCCGCCAGCTCCTCCACGGGTAG
- a CDS encoding bifunctional (p)ppGpp synthetase/guanosine-3',5'-bis(diphosphate) 3'-pyrophosphohydrolase, with product MTTVKWLEQRRHQSAFQDLPRDVQELIARVRAHFPRADLDVLRDAYLFAEEAHRGQTRASGEPYVQHSLAVARILADLRLDPVTLAAALLHDVAEDTGVTLQQVEERFGAEIAGLVDGVTKLGRIQWQTREERQAESLRKMFLAMANDIRIVLIKLADRLHNMRTLAPLPEWKRKRTAQETLDIYAPLAERLGIGQLQSELEDLAFRELNPEAYQDIATQLAQAEEQRTAFLDRVIDVLHRELNRAGIRVERYSISARPKHIYSIWRKMQRPKYAGASVARIYDRLGVRIIVDTVPECYAALGVVHSLWRPIPGEFDDYIANPKTTGYQSLHTAVLYEGEPLEIQIRTAQMHHEAEYGIAAHWKYKEGKPAERALEQKLSWLRQLLEWHQEVQDARAFVQSVRLDLFQNEVFVFTPKGDVVDLPAGATPIDFAYRIHTEVGHRATGARVNGRLVPLSYRLRTGDIVEIITSKTASGPSRDWLTFVATSNARTKIKQWFKRERREENIQRGRELLEKELRRTGGGVAALRTERLREVARTLGLPSEEELLAAVGNGDVSILSVVQALRGETPAAAEPAPPDGAAPPAARGARGGVRVRGVDNALVRFSRCCTPLPGDRIVGYVTRGRGVAVHRADCPNMAFLRSHPERLLEVEWESLQNGSYPVEVEVEAFDRVGLLKDVLAAIAESRTNVVSVNARVRKDKVAIVNIVLDVHNLEQLRSVVQRVSQVSDVFNVERVLPE from the coding sequence GTGACCACGGTGAAGTGGCTCGAGCAGCGCCGCCATCAGAGCGCGTTTCAGGACCTGCCCCGGGACGTGCAGGAGCTCATCGCCCGGGTCCGGGCGCACTTCCCCCGCGCCGACCTGGACGTCCTGCGCGACGCCTACCTCTTCGCTGAGGAGGCCCACCGCGGCCAGACCCGCGCCTCCGGCGAACCCTACGTCCAGCACTCCCTGGCCGTGGCCCGCATCCTGGCCGACCTGCGGCTGGACCCGGTGACCCTCGCCGCGGCGTTGCTGCACGACGTGGCCGAGGACACGGGGGTCACCCTCCAGCAGGTGGAGGAGCGCTTCGGCGCGGAGATCGCCGGGCTGGTCGACGGCGTCACCAAGCTGGGCCGCATCCAGTGGCAGACGCGCGAGGAGCGGCAGGCGGAGAGCCTGCGCAAGATGTTCCTCGCCATGGCCAACGACATCCGCATCGTGCTCATCAAGCTGGCCGACCGGCTGCACAACATGCGCACCCTGGCCCCCCTGCCCGAGTGGAAGCGCAAGCGCACCGCCCAGGAGACCCTGGACATCTACGCACCGCTGGCCGAGCGGCTGGGCATCGGGCAGCTCCAGTCGGAGCTGGAGGACCTGGCCTTCCGCGAGCTCAACCCCGAGGCCTACCAGGACATCGCCACCCAGCTGGCCCAGGCGGAGGAGCAGCGCACGGCCTTCCTCGACCGGGTGATCGACGTGCTGCACCGGGAGCTCAACCGCGCGGGGATCCGGGTGGAGCGCTACAGCATCAGCGCCCGGCCGAAGCACATCTACTCCATCTGGCGGAAGATGCAGCGGCCCAAGTATGCGGGGGCCTCGGTGGCCCGCATCTACGACCGGCTGGGCGTGCGCATCATCGTCGACACGGTGCCGGAGTGCTACGCGGCGCTGGGCGTGGTCCACTCGCTGTGGCGGCCCATCCCCGGCGAGTTCGACGACTACATCGCCAACCCGAAGACCACCGGCTACCAGTCCCTGCACACCGCGGTCCTCTACGAGGGGGAGCCGCTGGAGATCCAGATCCGCACCGCCCAGATGCACCACGAGGCGGAGTACGGCATCGCCGCCCACTGGAAGTACAAGGAGGGGAAGCCGGCCGAGCGCGCCCTGGAGCAGAAGCTCTCCTGGCTGCGCCAGCTCCTGGAGTGGCACCAGGAGGTGCAGGACGCCCGCGCCTTCGTCCAGTCGGTGCGGCTCGACCTCTTCCAGAACGAGGTCTTCGTCTTCACCCCCAAGGGCGACGTGGTCGACCTGCCGGCCGGCGCCACCCCCATCGACTTCGCCTACCGCATCCACACCGAGGTGGGGCACCGGGCCACCGGCGCCCGGGTGAACGGGCGGCTCGTCCCTCTCTCCTACCGGCTGCGCACGGGGGACATCGTCGAGATCATCACCAGTAAGACCGCCAGCGGACCCAGCCGCGACTGGCTGACCTTCGTCGCCACCAGCAACGCCCGCACGAAGATCAAGCAGTGGTTCAAGCGGGAGCGGCGCGAGGAGAACATCCAGCGGGGGCGGGAGCTGCTGGAGAAGGAGCTGCGGCGCACCGGCGGAGGGGTGGCGGCCCTGCGGACGGAGCGCCTGCGGGAGGTGGCCCGCACCCTCGGGCTGCCCTCGGAGGAGGAGCTCCTGGCGGCGGTGGGCAACGGCGACGTCTCGATCCTCTCCGTCGTCCAGGCGCTGCGGGGAGAGACCCCGGCGGCGGCCGAGCCGGCGCCGCCCGACGGCGCCGCCCCTCCGGCGGCCCGGGGGGCGCGGGGGGGCGTGCGCGTGCGCGGCGTCGACAACGCGCTCGTGCGCTTCTCCCGCTGCTGCACCCCGCTGCCGGGGGACCGCATCGTCGGGTACGTGACGCGCGGGCGCGGGGTCGCCGTCCACCGGGCCGACTGCCCGAACATGGCCTTCCTGCGCAGCCACCCCGAGCGCCTCCTGGAGGTGGAGTGGGAGAGCCTGCAGAACGGCAGCTACCCGGTCGAGGTGGAGGTGGAGGCCTTCGACCGGGTGGGCCTGCTCAAGGACGTGCTGGCGGCCATCGCCGAGTCCCGCACCAATGTCGTCTCGGTGAACGCGCGGGTGCGCAAGGACAAGGTGGCCATCGTGAACATTGTGCTGGACGTGCACAACCTGGAGCAGCTCCGCTCCGTGGTCCAGAGGGTCAGCCAGGTCAGCGATGTCTTCAATGTCGAGCGGGTCCTCCCGGAGTAG